The DNA window TCAGGCGCATCTGATTCCAGACAGCATCGCCGTGGACAGATTTGTCTGTTACTCCTTCATTTTGGAAACCGAATTTTGCATAATAATGGATCAATGCATCTTTGCAGGTCAGCACCAGACCCTTCCTTCCCTGTTTTCTGGCATCTTCGATCGCCCGCTCCAGCAGTTCTCCTGCCAGCCCGCGTCTTCGATAAGCCGGGATTGTATTCACCCCGAAAATCATCTGCCAGGCACCGCTTTCGTCGTGCATGGAAGCTTTTTCATACATTTCATCCGTCAGATCCGGTTCGTTGGTGACAAAACCGTCGACGAACGCAACCAGTTTGTTGTCATTTTGCTCGTCGAACATCAGCCAGAAATGGTTGGCGTAATGAATAAGGCGGTCGGCGAATTCCTCTTTTGTGGCGGCTTCGGCCGGTGGGAAGCACTCGGACTCTACGGCGGCGATCTGTGGCAGATCATCTATGGTTGCAGTTCTGATTATCATGATATTGTATCCTCCAATTTATTATCTATTAACTTTTTTCTTTCCATTTCGCAGCTGATATCATTTTCGGGTATAGTCTGCGTGGTTGTGCATAATATTTTCAAAGAGCCATCCGACCAGCAGACATTTGGTACTCTATCCCAACACCGAAAACGCCATAACCGCAACTCCCAACACCACCAGGATCACTCCTGTAGCACGGTTCAGAGTCTTTGGCGTTGCTTTATTGGCAAATACGGCTGCGATTCTTGCCCAGAGGAAGGTAAAGACCACACACAGGATCCATACTGTCCAGTCTGGTGTGCCGCCGATGGCAAAGTGGGATACGGCTCCGGTGAGGGCGGTGAACGTCATGATAAATACACTGGTTCCCACGGCTGTTTTCAATTCATATCCGAGAACGGATGTCAGGATCAGAAGCATCATCATACCGCCACCGGCACCGATAAATCCGCAGATAAAGCCGATCATCACTCCGCAGATCACAGACTGAATCGCACGTTTTTTCGCAGACACCTGTGCCATGGCTTCTTTTGTAGTCATGACCGGGCGAAGGATGAATTTGATACCGAGCAGAAAGGTCATGAAGACGGAGAAATTTCCCATCGTTGTGGACGGTACCAGGCTGGAAACGTAACTTCCCACTATGGTAAACAACAACACGGTAACCATCATGATCAGACCATTTTTTATATCGAGATTCTTATTCTTCCCATAAGTATATGCGGATACGGCACTTGCCAGCACATCCGAGGACAATGCGATTCCCACTGCCATGTAGGGATCCATTCCCAAGAATGTGATCAGCATCGGGCTGATGACCGCCGCCGCACTCATGCCGGCAAATCCGGTCCCGAGACCTGCACCCATACCTGCAAAAAATGTAACAATTACTGTCAGTAAAATACTCATTTCTTTTTGTTCTCCTTTTGATATGTATTCAGATTTTCCTCTGTCTGTTCCATCACCTGTTCAAAGATCTTTCTGGACTCCGCAGGCACACCGGAAAATAAGGTTTCGATAAATGTTTTCTGAATCTCACATCCCTGTCTCCAGACATGCTCCGCTTTCCGGGTACAGATTAGTTCTGTCTTTCTCCGGTCGCCCGGAACCTCCCGGCGTTCGAGATATCCTTCCTGCACCAACCGTTCCACATGGATGGATACCAGATTCGCCTTGATCCCGCGGATCTTTACAATATCTGCGGCATTTTTATACTGCGGATTATTTTTCAGGAACATCAGGATATCCAGGGATGTCTGCGGAATGCCGGTCTGCTGGCATAACGGTCGGCACAGCTGATTATAGACATCCAGCAATTTATGTATATACTCAATGCTTATCATGCCTTCTATACCTCTCTTTCATTTTTAGAATGTTCATTTTTGAATTATTTTAACATGAAATTCCTATCATTACAAGCGTGAAATAATCATTACATTTTCATGAATTATACTATATCTTTCTGTCTATATAATACCTTCCTTCTATTTCTTACAAAATCCTGAAGTTTGTGGTAAAACATGTCAGAATTTGTTATGATACGGGTAGAACATATAAATTTTGAGGGAGGATTTCAATATGTTTAAGGAAAAAATACGTGTACTACTTCTCGGGGGAAGTCTGACGGATCACGGCAGCTATGCAGATGGCAATTATCAGGGATATCCGGTTGTCATTACAACGGAATCGACGGTTTACCACGTTCGTATCAATGCCGTCTCCACACAGGATCCGGACAACGCACAGCTGGCACAGTATCTGGAATACCAGAAGCAAAATGTCAAACACCTGGCAGACTATTCCTGTACTTCTACTTCCGCCTTACTGACCATAAAAATGCCG is part of the Blautia faecicola genome and encodes:
- a CDS encoding sulfite exporter TauE/SafE family protein produces the protein MSILLTVIVTFFAGMGAGLGTGFAGMSAAAVISPMLITFLGMDPYMAVGIALSSDVLASAVSAYTYGKNKNLDIKNGLIMMVTVLLFTIVGSYVSSLVPSTTMGNFSVFMTFLLGIKFILRPVMTTKEAMAQVSAKKRAIQSVICGVMIGFICGFIGAGGGMMMLLILTSVLGYELKTAVGTSVFIMTFTALTGAVSHFAIGGTPDWTVWILCVVFTFLWARIAAVFANKATPKTLNRATGVILVVLGVAVMAFSVLG
- a CDS encoding GNAT family N-acetyltransferase, whose protein sequence is MIIRTATIDDLPQIAAVESECFPPAEAATKEEFADRLIHYANHFWLMFDEQNDNKLVAFVDGFVTNEPDLTDEMYEKASMHDESGAWQMIFGVNTIPAYRRRGLAGELLERAIEDARKQGRKGLVLTCKDALIHYYAKFGFQNEGVTDKSVHGDAVWNQMRLTF
- a CDS encoding MarR family winged helix-turn-helix transcriptional regulator yields the protein MISIEYIHKLLDVYNQLCRPLCQQTGIPQTSLDILMFLKNNPQYKNAADIVKIRGIKANLVSIHVERLVQEGYLERREVPGDRRKTELICTRKAEHVWRQGCEIQKTFIETLFSGVPAESRKIFEQVMEQTEENLNTYQKENKKK